One Candidatus Aquicultor sp. DNA segment encodes these proteins:
- a CDS encoding IS110 family transposase — protein ITKRGSKLGRTTLVQCTLIAIRYSEYLKAFYDKLKAKKGSGKAIIATAKKLLGIIYQTLKNKWVFEDFSNFVLRST, from the coding sequence AATAACTAAGCGAGGAAGTAAGCTCGGCAGGACAACACTCGTACAGTGTACGTTAATAGCCATTCGCTATTCCGAGTACTTAAAAGCGTTTTACGACAAGCTCAAAGCGAAGAAAGGTTCGGGCAAGGCCATTATTGCTACGGCAAAAAAGCTGCTTGGCATCATCTATCAGACCCTGAAGAACAAGTGGGTCTTTGAGGATTTCAGCAACTTTGTGCTGAGATCGACATAA